tttggcataatggtcatttggcataatggctgtttggcataatggccgtttggcataaaaatataaacattcatAAGGTAACATAAAATGttgctaaaaattaaaatacaaaagtttttttttcaatttaccgatTTTCTAGGTTTAACCAAATCcctaggaaggccccgtgtttctaggtttacccaaagctagggacaatcccctagcccggtccgcaacacgaagcgtaaggaccatacttaattttagttcgaacgcggagcgtgaggaggcttactcgaaattttgatccattATTTTAGGATGGCCCCGTCTTCCAAAGTTTATTCAAAGCActaggaaggccccgtgtttctaggtttacccaaagctagggacaatcccctagcccggtccgcaacgcgaagcgtaaggaccatacttaattttagttcgaacgcgaagcgtgaggaggcttaCTCGAAATTTTGATCCAATTTTTTAGAATGGCCCCGTCTTCCAAAGTTTATTCAAAGCcctaggaaggccccgtgtttctaggtttacccaaagctagggacaatcccctagcccggttCGCAAcacgaagcgtaaggaccatacttaattttagttcgaacgcgaagcgtgaggaggcttactcgaaattttgatccattATTTTAGGGTGGCCCCGTCTTCCAAAGTTTATTCAAAGCcctaggaaggccccgtgtttctaggtttacccaaagctagggacaatcccctagccatacttaattttagttcgaacgcgaagcgtgaggaggcttactcgaaattttgatccattATTTTAGAATGGGCCCGTCTTCCAAAGTTTATTCAAAGCcctaggaaggccccgtgtttctaggtttacccaaagctagggacaatcccctagcccggtccgcaacgcgaagcgtaaggaccatacttaattttagttcgaacgcgaagccTGAGGAGGCTTACTCGAAATTTTGATCCAATTTTTTAGAATGGCCCCGTCTTCCAAAGTTTATTCAAAGCcctaggaaggccccgtgtttctaggtttacccaaagctagggacaatcccctagcccggttCGCAACACGAAGCCTAAGGACCATACTtaattttagttcgaacgcgaagcgtgaggaggcttactcgaaattttgatccattATTTTAGGGTGGCCCCGTCTTCCAAAGTTTATTCAAAGCcctaggaaggccccgtgtttctaggtttacccaaagctagggacaatcccctagccatacttaattttagttcgaacgcgaagcgtgaggaggcttactcgaaattttgatccattATTTTAGAATGGGCCCGTCTTCCAAAGTTTATTCAAAGCcctaggaaggccccgtgtttctaggtttacccaaagctagggacaatcccctagcccggtccgcaacgcgaagcgtaaggaccatacttaattttagttcgaacgcgaagccTGAGGAGGCTTACTTGAAATTTTGATCCATTATTTTAGAATGGCCcctaggaaggccccgtgtttctaggtttacccaaagctagggacaatcccctagcccggtccgcaacgcgaagcgtaaggaccatacttcattttagttcgaacgcgaagcgtgaggaggcttcctcgaaattttgatccatcattttatgccaattatgccaaacggccattatgccaaatgaccattatgccaaacgtccattatgccaaacgaccattatgccaaatggccattatgccaaacggctttatgccaaacgacttttatgccaaacggcgttatgtcaaacggctttatgccaaatgactttatgccAATCGGTATACAATCATTTTTTACTATACCCTCCCCCTCCTCAATGTGTCGACtccaagatttcaaatttgaagaaggCTTTCCAACTTGTTCCGGCttattttaacctattttaacggttttaaGCAGTGTATTTTAATACAATCAACTTTAGCGTGTTCAATGTTCAGCTCGAGCTACACATTTTCATTAATTCCGATTTTGTTTTGATCGGatcattttcattcaataccAAAACAAAAGTTGCGTAAAAGCTCCAGCATTTTACACATAGTCCCGTTTTCCACAAAATGTTCAAGTAAATCGAAATTATCTATAGAATAGATAAATATATAGCTGAATCGTTACACGCCTGATACTTGTAACAAGATCCGTAACAAGTTAGCAAGATGAATATGTTACCGAAACTTCCGAATCCGGACGAAAAACCGAAAGAAGAATCTCCTCCCAAAACTACCGGTTTCTTTTTTCCGAACTCGGACCTGGATGAGGTGGCCAGACATTTCATTGGAAATACGCACAGGTgggtaaaattttatattaaaacggTTTTCGTTTCAGCTTTAACTATTAATTTTCAACTAGTTGCAATACATACTTATAACCTCAACacgttttaaaagaaaatctaCACATTTCTCATACGCATGGGGTAGATAGGGCTACAACTACTTTGAAGTACAGAATAATGTTAAACCAATTTAACTAATCTATTTCTTATAGGCTTTATATTAAATCCTTAaccatataacttttttttctcattattcaaaataactttcttGTAAACTCGCTCACGTtttatgagtttaaaaaaatgatagattttttataaagctttaaataattgttttttactTTCGATTACTATTTACGGTAGATTTACTGATCAGATCTAATTAATTTCACTAAAATAAACTCAAAGAGGaatagaaaattcaataaaaataagttaagtTCTGCTTATTACTAAATAAAATATGTTCCTATCCCCATCCCTTTTCCAGATTTCGGGAGAACATCATCATCCCCAAAACTTACGGGGTGGTGCAGATCAAAACCAACGAGGAGAAAATGGTGGAGGCCGCCTTCGAAAGCTGCGCATTCAAATCCGTCATGAGCTGCGTGCTGGGCTACGGTTTGGGTGCCGCCATCGGTTTGTTCACCTCCTCGGTTAATCCTAACATAGCGGATCCACTTGCAGCCGAGAAGCAGCAGACGGCACGggaaatttttcgagaaatgcGTGCCGCCACTCATTCGTACGGTAAAAATTTTGCCGTAATTGGAGCCGTTTTTGCCGGTGTTGAGTGCATAATTGAGTCGGTAATTGAGAGGAAAACGTGGTCTGATGAATCAgaatgttacaaaaatttcaaatttcagaaacgTGGAGTGTCGGACTGGAAGAATGGTACCTATGCCGGTGCTGTTACCGGAGGCTTGATTGGTTTGAGAGCCGGAGTCAAGGCTGGAATTGTTGGCGCTGCTGGTTTTGCGGCATTTTCCACGGTGATCGATTACTACATGAGACATCGGTAAACTAGTCGTACGAAGAAATGTATTTTACCTAATATTATTGagttaattataaatatagttgaaacaataaattacaaaaactaacaAGTGACCCAAGGCCGTTCAAAGCCGACTTTCAATGCTGAGTCTTTCACCAACTCAGAGAGAAACTTCACCAGACGCGCGATGAGAACGTCAAGTTGGAAAATTCTTCTAAATCAGCTAGCACCGATGTCTAAGATGAATCAGCCATCGTGTGAGGTTGAATTAACAATTAAAGATTTCTCAATtgctaaaattactaaaataaatCTTGATTGATTTGGCTATATCTCACATATCTTTCAGTCAGCATCAACATTGAAGAGAGAATTTCTCTACTGCTGATTGCTAAAATAGACCGATGCATAATTGATTTGAAAGATAAACCCTCAACCatcctttttttcatcaaatttgaagCAGATTTGTTCAATTCTTGCTTACTCAAGGATCAACCTCAACCATGCATTTTCCCACATCATATTTAGCCTGATTCTACTGAGTTTAACAGTTAAAGCCATGTAACCATATTTATGGTTAATTTGACGCGTATTTTCtattatacagaccccgttcaattttgttgaaacaaatgttggcaacacgcccgaacattttgtgttgccaaattcGAGcggttttttctcaactttaaGAATAGAGTAGGGGCTATCACAGAGCCTTGGGGTACACCGTTGTTCTGTCCTAAGAAACAAGGTTTTGCATTGTACTTTGAGAACGCTAGCTCAAGGAGCCGAAATTTCTTGAGCTTGCTGGCTCAGCTAAATTATAACACTTGGGCCAAAGGATGCGCATTGAAGGGACGATAAAATTTTAACGAATTCCCCGAGGACACCGCTCATTCAGTTCTATCGAATCTGAATATCCgttgtttgattgaatggaTTTGAGAGGACTattaaatcaatgttagagGCTCTCTTCGATTGATGAGGGCGCAGCAGGTGCATGGAAggtgctctgcagtttctttttacCTGCAGAACCTACAGTcttcgttttgaataatgtttatccttttgagatgctatttttggacaatgtccggtcaagagacctgtgtaagtacttaccTCGTGCTCCTTaaattcaacatgtttttggagagtcgtgcgcttggttcaatgaatctttttgcctgggTTGAAACAATAGTtatgctttcccagttcttgagctccacagtcaaggcactcctcgatattccgcagaaaggttcagatCCAATCAACattccctgagatccttccctagctagttgggctgcttcttcgttccctagaatatcgcagtggcctggtacccagaataaaaatactctgttcctaatggccaggtttcttagtgcaacaatacactcccatactagtTTGGAGTagcatgtgaacgtacttagtgctctaagagcggcctggctgtcagagaaaaGGGAGGGTTCACTATCGAAAACGAATGTCCATCTGCGTTCGTTGGTGGCATCGTGTAGCTGTGGTTGCGGTAGTTACCCCAGGTAGTCGTCTTCTTGGCGAGCCTTTTGGTGGAgttacacagaaattttttttgactattacgtgtcactgaattctgcaacctttaaataaatcaacctgtaattaacaaaacctgtaattttaaattgttttccttaaaagttaacgaaaatcatttataattacagcaaatgtcctgtaaaaaagttgtacactaaaaattaaatgtcacgtaatttgttttaaaattacggtaaatgtcctgctcctttttgttacaggacatttgcgtaattttacaggaaataatttttgctgtacAGTTGAACCCATCGGATAGAAGGTTGTTCTATCAAGTAGAGTTTTTCCGAAGATGTCTGAAATTTTCCCGTAGGGCGAAACGTGacgaaatggttgttttttgaTACGACAATcgccgaaaaatatcaacttaaaaagataaaaataatctGGCTTGAAATGTTAATTTAATGGGCTCGTCGATAGGGTTGTTCTGCAACGGCAAGTGTTAAAGAAGGTCGGCCGTGCCGGTAACAACCTGGTGATTGGCTATTTTTTTTGGAGAGGAAGCTTCAGTGAATGTTACTGGACTGACCATCCAGAAGATACGGATATCTGATAGCTTTGTGAAGGTCTGGACCTGAACCTGGTAAGGGTTCATTTCAGACTTTTTGTATTCCGGTCCATCGAAAAATATCGTCTGGAGCAAACGTTCGTTCTGGAAGACTTCGAGTTCCAATGATTCGAAGGGAACGAGGAGATAGaggatatttattttataaggaCCATGAATGAGTTAGGGGTCATAGGGGTGACGTCGAAAAAGGGGGAACATGTCATGTACGACAAATACAACAAgttgaatgaatttaaacgcAGAAGGCGTGGAGAAGCTGGTAGCTCATGCCAACGGCGATCTAACGCATTACACTCTTTACGGAATACAAGCAGCGAATCCGGAAGGGGAACAATACGATCATCGTGAAGACCAAAACATttacacaaacaaacaaacgatttAAGAACAAAAGGCAGACGCGAATATTCTTCATCGGTAAGCTGAgtcagacgaaataatgatgcgtgtcgtacctACGTtttttggttggaaattttctattgatagtaggtagttcacgtttgcttgtcacgacacgcatcattaggtggtatgaaaaacccctagcaattgcttttgctaaactaaatcgagcattcgagcagtcgcagaaagcaattgcttcggttgatatgaataaagttttttctgacagctgttttctcagtcaggagcttttacttttagaacaagctagttcggtatgaataaagcccaaatctgaagcaatcgctcgagaaatctcctagcaattactttattttctaagcatgcttggtagcagacttttccaataaacaaattcttcaacaacgtcatgaatttataaaatcggcaatattacacttcaatacaatttaaaaaggcattttcaacatagataaagaacagtcgaagtgataacccaacttttttcatattcctgtcgttgtatgaaatgattcgtctaagatgaaactaaacaaatcaattagtaaatatttcaaattaaaaactccggctacagtggaagaagtcccaatcggcttgaagttggaagaaagttgtaataatttaaaacataattcagatctcccaaatttatatgattttttttataattcaaagattaaaaaaaacatctaagttaagatgcgcgcctattgcctatttttttatatatcggattatcccgatccgaaaacgtgtgggagagcttatgataaatgttaaaaagctaggccattttttgtttgaaaatattcaattttctttaaacatcaacatacgagcatgtattgacttaaatttttccgatcgttcttacacccaccacccgcaccgtcgatttcatggctattttagccgtacttttcaatttttgattgtcttctttcattttactttagaaaatttcagattctgctggttggatagctctttttttcgaagcaaaagctatgttctaagactttagtacacatctgctaagcaaacgtttattcataccaaactaagcaaatgctttgggcttttgctttgcttgatttcgagtaaagtaaaagctaccgaagcaattgctaaaccttattcataccactaattatttcgtctgtcggcttcgctctctgcccaaatcaccacccaccgtacctcctcggagagcaaacaaacacgttttgctggacgcgctgcttgtagttctagaaattcaggaatgattttacgtttataattttcatatttttgcacctcactagaatgtagattaaattcccttttcaatggatatagttttgattgcttcaaacggcgagaaagcactgaaaatccgggtacaacctgagggaggaccacaaaaacagatgaaatttcaatcagtgaaaaaatcgcgcaaagtagccaactttgaaaaattccagtaaattcaatttttgttgcatcgaaaatctaaagacagcaaaatgttagaatttcaatgaagtttgtagtcatatttttttgaaacactctaccatcgctcaaacagtatttactagcaatcgaatgaaaagtaggtttttcagaccacttttttgaactatttgtgaccattttattaaaaaaaaaattaaaaaaatgtttctttgttccataatgtagacattaacttcagttttcatatgtataaggcaaatatttttttggacgtgtaatatatgaactacagcagttttcctgaggcatgttctttcggattttttttctttcatgctgaataatgagaaaatcagaagctttagctatatgtaatgttctaaacatattttactgacattacaaggtttctattgatataagttttaaatgaagttcataataattcaaacgacttaaatggattttacttttggagtgtcaaaatgacactctaagtcggaaaagggagttttttgtctaggcttccagggttcgtccataaataaagtaaagatgcaaatttaaagaacttttgaattcatttagggtccccgaagaaatttttgttttttgaagcttctgaaaaaagttacaagcattcaaacttgaaacagtgtcaaaatgacactctaatgcggatgagggttaatagtGGACAGTTTTTCGAAATGGTTGGAAAtcgaaatcatgaaaaatgGCACAGATGCTGAAAAGGTTATTAAGGTATTGAACATTTATTGTGCACCATTTGGGCTCCCAGATGTTGTTGTTTCAGGCAACGGTCCACCTTTTAACTCTGAGTATTTCATACGTCATCTAGAAAGGCAAGGTATTCAAGTAATGAAAAGCCCTCCATACCATCCTCAAAGTAATGGACAGGCAGAGAGGTTGGTTAGGGTGGCCAAAGAagtaatgaaaaagtttttcatggaTCCGGAATATTTGAACATAAATATTGAAGATAGATTGAATCTGTTTTTATTCAACTATCGTAATATTTGTTTACCATCTGAGGATAAGTTCCCaagtgaaaaagtttttaattatgaaccaaaaacaTTATTGGATTTGTTGAATCCAAAATTACATTTCAAGAAACAGCTAGCTACAACCAATGgtctgaaaatcaatcaaaataaacactcaggatacgtttcttatttgaaacattctgactGTATAATAGgaaagcgcctctcgcaactgcttcgcccgactggtatgcaatctcgatcagcgctccactcagctatgcaaaccgagtctcatcattcagaatcatcgattttgcaaacatcgcatatcagaGATGAgcgagatacaaactgatccattctgaatgtcattcactcagtatccgcctggtttatttgaaatcgaaaacacggcggaagtgaacatctttccctcacaaagacaactacaatttgattttattcttactggtgtaaaaaaacgctgtaaattcgaataaatttattaattggctatgtttaaaaacaaacaatatttgctaatgatcggttgaatgcatcactcactcactgcctgaaccattcactcctgatcctagacgaacatgattcgccatatgcatcgCTCTTCggtgagattccaattggatgatagtgctgcactgttttgacagcaagcatcgtgcgaggtgatctatatattagcgatgaatagaacgaacgatgatcggataggtccagtagcaatcaataacaaaacccgatcgctattcgttcagttgcgaagtgcaatcaggaacattcattgaaaatgagtgatattcggaccACTGGCTACAACTTTTGACAGTATTGTTCTAGGAAGGGAAACGAACAAGAATGATTATAATGATCATTTTAGACAATTAGTCATGGGAGATAGAGTATATTACCgtaatccaaaaataaatgaatttcaacGTTGGACAGAAgcaatttttattcaacatatttctaaaaatatgcTGCAGATTGCGCTAGCAGCTCAAACAATTGTAACGGATCAAGTTTGCACCCACAATGCCAACAGCTTTTAAGGAGCCACTTCCAGAACGGAAGGCTGTTGGCACAAGTTCACTGACCGGCTTAAGACTCCCTTCCACGGGGGGTTTCAAATAGTGGCTCAAATGCTCGCGTTAATCTCACTTACTCAACTGTTGAAGCGAACAAGACAAAGAGTGAAAAAGCAAACACACGTGATTTATGCCCACGAAGATCACCAAGTCGTCGCCCAGTGCACCAATTCTTTCAGATGCAATTATTACGCAAGTTACTCAACACATTCCCAAAACGAACCTTACATGAGCTAAGAGCAAGTACAATCTCTTTGTCTACCGGAACTACCTTGTTTTGCTTTCGATTTAGGTTGTTTGGGGCCCCATTGagtgttacaatttttgacttaGGATTATGTTTCTGACCTTAGGTTTTTGGTTCACCACTTCCGCTACTTCTCACCAGGCGTCGAACGAGTTCGACTCGGACCGGTTGGCTGGATCGGACCTTTCGATGAGTGCGCAAGGACACGGCGTCGTACTGCACCGGCTAAGGGCTTTTGAGGACGTTCAGCCCGGACTTGGACCCACGATTGTGTGGGTGGATAACCTGGACAACGTGGTGGAGTTAGGAAAATGTTTTGGCTTCTAATTTTCTAGACCTAGCTTACCTAAATCACGATTTCCGGTGGTGATTGGTTATTATTTCCTCTATAAAGAATCAACAACCTATAGGCGCAATAAACGTTTTTATTATAAGCTAAACGTGTCACTTCTTAAACAAATTACAATCTTCGATCGTGCCAGCCGGCACAAGCAACAATCTCTTCTTTTTTTGGCGGGATTTCACACAGGTCTTGTGAACACGTTTTTAAAACGATAAACGCGATCTCCTACCACTCTAGCTCACTTGGCGTTCTTTTTGGAAATGAGGCCTTTGTTCGGTTTAAAGGCCAAGCCAAGCCACGATGGCATTCTAAAGCTCCCGAGGACAATGGACTTAGCAATCATCTTAGGCATATAGGCAGGAGAGGATTTAAACGGTGGGTAAAATTTCCAACGTACTCCAACGATCAGCGCTAGTGAGATGAATGCGGTGCGGAGCTTAAATTTATCATTCCCGGGATATGAGCTAATGCGCTATTATACCTCAGATGGCGCCTAAGTTGCAAAAAATGCTGTCAGTTAGCAATCAACTCTAAAGTGGTTCATCACACAATCTCGGCCCACAGGGAACAGATTAAACTTCAACCGAAAACTGGAGCACGGCGTAATGTTGCGCTTCGGATGCACGATGATGGCCAAGACGGAAAATTGGGAACGGGTCACCCTCGAGGTACGAAACGAACATGGGTGGAATCTGACGACGAGACGTTCCCGGGTTTCGAAGATACTGCTTATCCTACTTTACGAACCATGGATTCCACCGGAATTGGAACAACGAAACAAACGAGTGCTGCAACATTATGAAGATCAGAAAGagtgaagaaaaagaaaatcgaaACTAATTTTGTACATCCTAAGTGAAGTCGAAAGGCAACCttatttccaactttgaattcaatataaaataattgtatttttttaagtatcatAAGTGCTAATTAAAATGGAAAGGTATTGTAGcatattttgaatataaattaattaataGAAATCCCTCGTAGATCGAGGCTTTTATGGCATCAGTCAGTGGTACCAATATGAGGAAGAATTTATTATGTGAAGAACAGAtgtataaataaaagaaaagattaTCGGTCGCTTTACTAAAGGACCAGCAAACCGACAACATCTATTTGTATACAGTATACTGCTCCCCGAAAACCCCAAACTTAACAGGGAAAAAGTTATTTCCCGACGTCGAGTGAATCTATTGAGTCGGTTTAAAATGAAGTCGTCGTCGGAAATCTCCCGAGTAGTAAAGTCCTGGATGTGTGATGCGAAAGGCGCGACTCCAGAAAAAGCTAAACTCGATCGGCGCACGATAGTGCGAATCTCGAATCATGCATGAGGAGTAGTCGAATCATGACATGACTCGCTAAAGCGGGCcgcagactacacaacatttgtacaaatgcgatgaaattttgtcgctgtaaacacgatttgcatagtgtatggcactgcttgaatgggcgcccaaacggttggagtaaaatcggtcgggatcgaaatattttgtacaaaccatccttccagccggggtggagatggttttttttgttgctgttgctgttttcgccagaa
This sequence is a window from Uranotaenia lowii strain MFRU-FL chromosome 3, ASM2978415v1, whole genome shotgun sequence. Protein-coding genes within it:
- the LOC129756748 gene encoding mitochondrial import inner membrane translocase subunit Tim22 is translated as MNMLPKLPNPDEKPKEESPPKTTGFFFPNSDLDEVARHFIGNTHRFRENIIIPKTYGVVQIKTNEEKMVEAAFESCAFKSVMSCVLGYGLGAAIGLFTSSVNPNIADPLAAEKQQTAREIFREMRAATHSYGKNFAVIGAVFAGVECIIESKRGVSDWKNGTYAGAVTGGLIGLRAGVKAGIVGAAGFAAFSTVIDYYMRHR